The following proteins come from a genomic window of Diorhabda carinulata isolate Delta chromosome X, icDioCari1.1, whole genome shotgun sequence:
- the LOC130902061 gene encoding lipase 3-like, with product MFLQKLFFLIYIHSVFVKSKPIDLPNNVYNNSEFNKTTPVMIAEAGYPVETHWVTTPDGYKLCLHRIPHAKNGPSNKKVVYLQHGILVSSSDWILFGPGNSLGYILADLGYDVWMGNARGTYYSRNHTTLNPDTDSNFWQFSWHEIGYYDLPTMLDYILLETGTDGIYYVGHSQGTTTFFVMTSTRPEYNKKIKVQISLAPIAYMSHMTSPLLRILSFWEGSFETLMNLIGMYEFVPEESFLHMLTESICETGIGPILCENVLFALCGFSLNEMNTTKIPLIVGHAPAGASTKQILHYGQEISSGHFRQYDFGVIENLRKYGSVQPPDYDLSKVSAPVFLFFSYNDWLAGVEDVERLSHELGNLQGKFSIAETSFNHLDFTYGDHAKKYVYNEVVSIFAKY from the exons ATGTTTttgcaaaaattgtttttcctaATATACATTCATAGTGTATTCGTGAAATCAAAACCGATAGACCTTCCgaataatgtatataataataGTGAATTCAATAAAACCACCCCAGTTATGATCGCTGAAGCCGGTTACCCCGTAGAAACCCATTGGGTAACTACGCCTGATGGATATAAACTATGTTTACATCGAATTCCCCATGCGAAAAACGGTCCGTCAAACAAGAAAGTGGTTTATCTCCAACACGGTATTTTGGTATCTTCATCTGATTGGATCTTGTTCGGTCCCGGGAATTCTCTCGGGTATATTCTAGCAGATTTGGGCTACGACGTTTGGATGGGAAACGCTAGAG GAACATACTATTCTCGCAATCACACAACGTTAAACCCAGACACAGACAGCAATTTCTGGCAATTCAGTTGGCACGAAATTGGTTATTACGATTTACCAACTATGCTAGATTATATTCTACTAGAAACAGGAACTGATGGTATATATTACGTGGGACATTCTCAAGGTACCACAACATTTTTCGTGATGACATCAACACGACctgaatataacaaaaaaataaaagtacaaatCAGCTTAGCTCCGATAGCTTACATGAGCCATATGACCAGTCCTCTATTGAGAATACTTTCGTTTTGGGAAGGATCCTTCGAAACTCTGATGAATCTCATTGGAATGTATGAATTTGTACCCGAGGAGAGCTTCTTACATATGCTTACAGAATCTATATGCGAAACTGGAATCGGACCTATATTATGTGAAAATGTCTTGTTCGCTTTATGCGGTTTTAGTTTAAACGAAATGAACACGACGAAAATCCCGCTGATTGTCGGACACGCTCCTGCTGGTGCTTCTACTAAGCAGATACTCCATTACGGCCAAGAAATTTCAAGCGGACATTTTAGACAATACGATTTCGGCGTAATCGAGAATTTAAGAAAATACGGTTCAGTGCAACCTCCGGATTACGATTTGTCGAAGGTTTCTGCTCcggtttttctcttttttagtTACAACGATTGGTTGGCTGGAGTTGAAGATGTCGAGCGATTATCTCACGAACTTGGGAATCTCCAAGGGAAATTTTCGATAGCAGAAACTTCTTTCAATCATCTTGATTTCACTTACGGAGATCACGCTAAAAAATATGTGTATAATGAAGTGGTTAGCATATTTGCTAAATATTAG